The DNA sequence TGGACACTCTGCCATCCACCACATTCACCACTAgtgttattaaataattatttgtatgaTTATTTTATGAAtggctgcctctttttttttttaatttttttttcaacgtttatttatttttgggacagagagagacagagcatgaacggggaggggcagagagagagggagacacagaatcggaaacaggctccaggctctgagccgtcagcccagagcctgacgcggggctggaactcacggaccgcgagatcgtgacctggctgaagtcggacgcttaaccgactgcgccacccaggcgccccgaatggcTGCCTCTTAAAAACGTCCACCTGAACTTTGAATCGCCTCCCCTTCTAAATTTTGGGGGGAGGTTAcacttcatttatcttttttatcctGTGTATTCCAATGTCTGGGAGCAATGTTGGAATTtccatagaaataaaatagaattctgcagaaaagaaataaaactcaagacacctgggtggctcagtcacttaagctcttgatttctgctcaggtcatgatcttgtggttcatgggttcgagtcccacattgggctttatgctgacagtgtacatcccacttgggattctgtctctccccccctctctctgttcctcccccactcgtgctctctctctctttcaaaataaataaatacatttaaaaaatagtaaattctcAAGATCCATCAATTCCAGGGATATGCCCCCTAAAATTTAAGGCAGAAACTCAAATAGATTCTTGCTGAAGTTCATCCCAGCATTAATCATAATAGCCGAAGGATgaaaacagatgaatagataagcaaaagtggatatatacatacaatgaaatattattcagccttaaggaatgaaattctgacacatggtgCAACATGgttgaatcttgaaaacatgctaagtgagataagtcagacacaaaaggataaGCACTTTAtgagtccacttatatgaggtacctagaacgggcaaagtcatagagacagaaagtagaatagggGTTTTCAATGGTTGGGAGACGGGGAATGTGGAATTTGTTTAACGGGGACAGTGTGCTCTTGGAAATGATGGTaaggttctggaaatggatagtggtgatggttgtacaacattgtgaatgttcTTAATGCTACAGACttgcacacttaaaaattcttaaaatggaaaatgttattatatacatattgtgGAGATATATATCTATCTCTACCTATATGTTTGTATCTATCtctacaataaaatagaaataaaaataaagtaaagtaaaattgtaaatttttttcaaagtacatTCTCAGCCTCTTCCCCTGGAGATATTGACTATGTATGTCTGGAATAAGGTGGAAAGCTATACATTAACAAGAGCCCAAGGTGATACTTTTGATAAAGCTTACATTTTGAAACTACCCTAGGGCAACTATTCTCAAAATAGTGTCCTAGAGACCAACAAAATTTAGAGGTTGTGAAAAATCCAAATTATCAGGCCCAAAACCAGACACATTGAGACAGAAACTTGGAGATGgaactcagaaaaatatttaaataaaaggggcacctgggtggcacagtcagttaagggtctgactctcgatctcagctcaggtcatgatcttgcagttcgtgagttcaagccccacaatgggctctgtgctaatagtgtagagcctacttgggattctgtctctccttctctctgcccctcctctgcttgttctctctctctgtgtctctcagaagaaataaataaacttaaaaaataaaataaattaaaaataaatctagttaaACAAATATTCAAGGTCATCCTGGCACAGGCcagaagtttgagaaccattacCCAAGTGACTCCTGGGATCCTTCATTACTCAGCCATCTGCCTGATGTGAATACTACAAGTCAGTTGTCTTTAGGAGGAGATCTAAGAAACACTGGAAAAATTCTTCCCAGAGAAAAGGGACCCAGAAGAGAGGTGTCACAGCTGGCCCCACTGTTACTCTCCTAGGGATAAGGAATTGGCAGGTCAGAGACCCTTTCCTGTGTGGTCCCTGCCTATCAGGAGTCAAATTGATCAGGGAATGGAAAATCCATTGATCAATTTGTCTAACAAGCTTCACAGGGGATTCAGTCCCCAGGGCCACCAAACCTGTAACATATCAACTTATAGTCACCAAGGCCCATGTATCACTCCCAAGATACCCATGCCTTTGCCAGGAAAAATCAGACACACCGTGCATTACATGCCTGGCTCTGTATCCCTTCTCTTTGGGGAAACAAATCTTTCTTCATTGCCTACCCTCCATGAGAGAACAGGATGCAGGGGAGTCGGTTCCAGTGGTGAGCCCACATTGCCAAGCATGCATAGCCCAGTAAGTGTTgtgggaaatagagaaaagaggtGGTTGGGTAGAAAGGGCATTGACTACTATCAAGCATGTGGCAGGGACACCCCCATGGTATCCATGCAGGAGGAGCTCTAGGGACCAATTTTTTGGGAGGGTGAATGGCTACCCTACCATTGTTAGTGAGCTTTTACTTTGCTTGCATGTTATTTGGGTGGATGGTTGATGGAGATTATAGGGTTGAGGAGGAAGAGTTAAGCACCCAGTCTGCTCTTGGATACCACAGCACTATCCAGGACCACACCGTGTAATGGCACAGTTACCAGTCGGAAGTGCACAAATGGATGCCCCCAGGTACTGATAGATTATTAGGTCTTTGACTATGTAATATGGATCTTCTCTTGTTCTTTACTCCTATCGCCTGGCCCCAAAACTCCACAGACTTCACCTTCACTCAGACCAGATAAAGCCTTTCTGATTCCTTCTTTACCACCTTCATTTGCTGGGGAACATACCCTGTTTCTCCGTAAGGAcctgtccctcctcttccttcttcaccTTCATCTGTGGTCCTCATAGAGATATTCAAGAGTGAAGAGTCTGTGTTCCCTGGTATCTAGGGCTGCAGTGTATAAAGACGTGGGCAGGATGGATGTGGGAGGAAGAGCAAAGCACACAGGAAGGTCCAATGTCCAGTCCCCTCTTGACACCCTCCCCTTCAGCTCTGGAAACATTCTGGAAGACACTGATTTCACATATCCCTTCCTCATAGTTTCACTTGATTCCTCTTGGGTGTCAAGTCTCACCCTTCTCTAGAAACACGGAATCATTAGTAAGACATGGGAACAATTTATTCACCTCTTCATCTTTGTTCCTCTTCCCTAAAATTGGTGACGTGGTCCCTTCAACTTTAATGATGTGAGTATTCCCAACCCCATTCCCTTTGACCCTAGTTTGCCTGCCTTAAATCTATCTTTCACTCCAGACACCAGGCAAAATCGTGATATGGATCATGTTACTCCTTCAGTCACAGTCCTTACATAGCCCCTATCCTTTTATCCATTGTTTTTTTCAAGGTTCCCAGAGATGTGGCCCCCGCTCAACTCGTCAACCTCATTCTTCACCATTTCCATGTCCCACTTTGTGTTGCAACAAATTGCTAAGAGCACACTGTCCCATGCGGCTTTTTGCTTATGGGCCTTTTTCCTTGCTGCCTTCTCTGCCAGAAAAGCCCATGCTCAGTCATCAACCTAGACAACTCCTTGCCCACGGATCTGTTCCTCCAGGAATCCTTCCTTGACTGCATCACTTCAGGCTGTATTTGTGGTTCCTTTCTCTACTTCACTCTGAAGACTGCATTTACCTTAGCTTTTAAGTCACTGTATTACGATGACTGGTTTCTGTATCCACAACTACCCCTGAAAGGCAGGCTCCCTCAAGACAAAACCACACCATTAATCTTTGTACCCCCAACAGCTAACACTTAGCCTGTCCCAAAGTAATCCTTCTTGCAGAATGGCTTCCAGGACTTTTTCAGTGACTAACAGCCTAGTTCCATTCTTCTCTACATCCTGCCTGGCTCCACAAAATTTCCCACTAACACTAGATcctagaaacagaatagaaacagAAGACCAAATGTATTTCGTGCATGAATAAAGGGGAAAGTATAAATGACAAATGGTTGTATCTTTCACCTCTAAATTCTAAGCTCTCGTCCTgagataaaatgtttctttctttctttctttctttttgctgatcataaatctttatttttttaatatgaaatttattgtcaaatcggtttacataaaacacccagtgctcatcccaaaaggtgccctcctcaatgcccatcacccacccttccctccctcccaccccccatcaaccttcagtttattctcagttttgaagagtctcttatggtttggctccctccctaacttttttttccttcccctcctccatggtcttctgttaagtttcttaggatccacataagagtgaaaacatggtatctttctctgtatgacttatttcacttagcataacactctccatttccatccatccacgttgctacaaaaggccagatttcattctttctcattgccaagtagtattccattgtgaatgtaaaccacaatttctttatccattcatcagttgatggacatttaggctctttccataatttggctattgtgagagtgctactataaacattgggtacaagtgcccctatgcatcagcactcctatatcccttgggtaaattcctagcagtgctatttctgggtaatagggtagatctatttttaaatttttgaggaacctccgcactgttttccagagtggctgcaccagtttgcattcccaccagcagtacaagagggttcccgtttctccacatcctctccagcatctatagtctcctgatttgttcattttagcactctgactggcatgataTCTcagtgaggttttgatttgtattttcctgatgaggactgacgttgagcatcttttcatgtgcctgttggccatctggatgtcttctttggagaagtgcctattcacatcttctgtccatttcttcactggattatttgctttttgggtgtggagtttggtgagttctttatagattttggatactagccctttgtccaatatgtcatttgcaaatatcttttcccattccgttggttgccttttagttttgttgattatttcctttgtagtgcagaagctttttctcttgatgaggtcccaatagttcatttttgtttttaattcccttgcctttggagatgtgtcaagtaagaaattgctgcagctgaggccagagtggtttcttcctgctttctcctcttgggttatgatggtttcctgtctcacattcaggtcctttacccattttgagtttatttttgtgaatggtgtaagaaagtggtctagtttcattcttctgtatgttgctgtccagttctcccagcaccatttgttaaagaggtttcttttttctactggatagtctttcctgctttgtcaaagattagttggccatacttttgtgggtccaattctggagtctctgttctattccactggtctatgtgtctgtttttgtgccataagATAAAATGTTTCTAATCTATAAAAAACTCTTTCTTAGGATGAATGTGATAATTCATCATTTCATGACCCGCTTGAATCATAATCCAGTCCCTCTAAGAAATGGCTTTACTGAATTCTAATGCACTTGATGAATTCTAATGCAGTTACTGAATTCTAATGCAGCACCCAGGGAATATCCAGAATTGTGGGCATTTCCTGTGTACTCTGATATTCTGCTCAAAACAGATCAGAGTGCAAGGGAGCAAGCTACATCTATTAAAAGTCAAGGAAAATTTTTACAAACTATCATGCTTTAAAGATGAGTCGTGACCTTCTGTTTCGAATACCTCTCACCTGACCAGAAGCCACCAGAGGTGATTGCAAACTGCCCACCCACCAAGGGTCACAACAAAGACGTTCATTCATACTTAAACAATTTGTCTACGACGTGACCATCTTTATCATTCCAGAGACACTCTTTGCTTtggggtttttgtgtttgttttttttttaggtacaattggtatgtaatattatattagcttcaggtatatgACATAATGATTCACCACATTGCACATATAATATTTGACATATTACCACAATAGGTCTAGTTAACATCTgccaccacacatagttacaaaaatttttttctggtgatGAGAAATTATAtgatctattttcttctttttgaaatattttttatttatttttgagaaacagtgcagtagtgagggaggagcagagagagagggagacagagaatctgaagcaggctccaggctccgagctgtcagtacagagccagatacaggactggaactcataaactgcgagatcatgacctgagctgaagtcagacacttatccgactgagccacccaggtgcccctataaggtCTATTTTCTTAGCAACTCTCAAATATACCATAgaatattattaactgtattcATACTGCACATTATACCTcatggtttatttgttttataactggaagttagtaccttttgaccaccttcacctatttcagccaccccttccctgctACTTTGGTTTTTATACCTAAGAGGACTGACAGGGATGACAGTCAATGGTGGCTTTTTCCCTTTGTAGTTAGGGGCATTACAGAATAGTAGTTGTGCAAAAATACTTCTAACGAGACAAAATACAACACTGAAGATCATTTTATGATTTCATGCTGTTCAGCATCCTGGGTTATAGGACCCCTTCCTCTATATCTGGGTACAGGACCCTCAGGACCTGAAACAAAGAGAGTAGGAGAGTAGGTGGGCTCCTCTTCTTCCCAGCCTCATTGAATCATCACCTGAATATGAGTGCCACATCTGACTCTCATTTTTTTGGGCTCCTATGTCAACATCCTGGAGCAGTTTCTATGCTTCCTCGGGTATTTCATGAGCACCATAGAGGATATGACTAAAATTCTATTTGTGACCTTTGTAGTATCTAATGGTACTGAAATAGTGCAAATGTTAATATGCATTTTTTGCTCGAACGCATACCATCTGGATGAAGAGCATTTTGTCAAGCAACAAATGTCCAGGAAGCATCTGGCCCTGTTCCTGCAGGATGTTGATGGCCCCTGGTACACTAAGCATTAAGAATCTGTTCATGTGATTTGTCATtttgtgaaaacattttctttttttccttttttttcttcttgaggagTAAACCTACATTCTACTCATCCTGCAATAGTCTGTCCAGACACGTGAGATACCCTCAAATTTTCTCACCTTGAGACATAGTTATCTGCCCCTTTTTTGAGTCCCACACAAGGCAGATAATCCACATTAAGTTACTGCGGTTCACCAGACCTCATGTTGCTCATTTGTGTTAGAATGAGTTTGGATCATGTTATGGCTAATGTCCAAAGTTGTTCTTAACTTTTTGGATTTGGTGATTCTAAATAAAGAGGATAAATGAGGGCCCCAAAGGCCAATGGACAGGGATTGATCAACATTATTAAATGTTGCACATAAAACAGAATATAGGATGTCTAAATTCTGTAATGTTAAGGCTTTTATGCCCAATGcttcatttcaagaaataaaaaaaggagactCTAGAGTTTGTCTAGTGTCTATTTCATGTGCATTCCCTTCTTCAACCATCTAGCTGATGTGTTGACAATATGGAACCAAGAAATCAAACGAGTGTTTCAGAATTTTTACTCCTGGGATTTTCCCAAGACTCAGAGCATCAACCCATTCTATTTGGGCTATTCCTGTCCATGTACCTGGTCACCGTGCTCGGGAATCTGCTCATCATCCTGGCTGTCAGCTCTGACTCtcacctccacacccccatgtacttcttcctctccaactTGTCCTTTGCTGACATCTGCTTCACCTCCACCACCGTCCCTAAGATGCTGGTGAACATCCAAACACAGAGCAAATCCATCACCTATGCAGGCTGCATCACCCAGATGtattttttcatggtttttggAGGTATGGACACGTTTCTCCTCActgtgatggcctatgaccggtTTGTAGCCATCTGTCACCCCTTGCACTACACAGTCATCATGAACCCGTGGCTCTGTGGCCTCCTGGTTCTTGTGTCCTGGTTCATCAGCTTGTCATACTCCCTGATCCAGAGTCTCTTAATGTTGCGGCTGTCCTTCTGCACCAACTGGGTAATTCCACACTTTTACTGTGAACTTGCTCAGGCCCTCATGCTTGCCTGCTCAGACACATTGGTCAATCACATCCTGCAATACATTGTGACTGGCCTTCTTGGCATTGTTCCCTTCTCAGGGATCCTTTTCTCCTACAGCCAAATTGCCTCCTCAATCCTGAGAATCCCATCAGCTAATGGGAAGTATAAGACATTTTCCACCTGTGCATCTCACTTGTCTGTGGTTTC is a window from the Leopardus geoffroyi isolate Oge1 chromosome A2, O.geoffroyi_Oge1_pat1.0, whole genome shotgun sequence genome containing:
- the LOC123607376 gene encoding olfactory receptor 7D4-like isoform X2 — translated: MKFIVNNMEPRNQTSVSEFLLLGFSQDSEHQPILFGLFLSMYLVTVLGNLLIILAVSSDSHLHTPMYFFLSNLSFADICFTSTTVPKMLVNIQTQSKSITYAGCITQMYFFMVFGGMDTFLLTVMAYDRFVAICHPLHYTVIMNPWLCGLLVLVSWFISLSYSLIQSLLMLRLSFCTNWVIPHFYCELAQALMLACSDTLVNHILQYIVTGLLGIVPFSGILFSYSQIASSILRIPSANGKYKTFSTCASHLSVVSLFYGTGLGVYLSSDASSWRGMIASLMYTVVTPMLNPFIYSLRNRDIKRALQKVLRITLYVQ
- the LOC123607376 gene encoding olfactory receptor 7D4-like isoform X1; this translates as MEPRNQTSVSEFLLLGFSQDSEHQPILFGLFLSMYLVTVLGNLLIILAVSSDSHLHTPMYFFLSNLSFADICFTSTTVPKMLVNIQTQSKSITYAGCITQMYFFMVFGGMDTFLLTVMAYDRFVAICHPLHYTVIMNPWLCGLLVLVSWFISLSYSLIQSLLMLRLSFCTNWVIPHFYCELAQALMLACSDTLVNHILQYIVTGLLGIVPFSGILFSYSQIASSILRIPSANGKYKTFSTCASHLSVVSLFYGTGLGVYLSSDASSWRGMIASLMYTVVTPMLNPFIYSLRNRDIKRALQKVLRITLYVQ